In Thalassoglobus sp. JC818, a single window of DNA contains:
- a CDS encoding ABC transporter permease subunit, translating to MNNPVVDRELMTTFRSPRSIILMLAPAFVTSLLVVLQWPTDAVVSESGRRAQEVFSIFGYGLGALVCLLTPVTPAVSIVRERLKGTLNLLFHTPLGRITIYVGKLVGAVALFILSLMMTLPAAGACYAMGGMTMTGDLIPLYLVLIVAGIQISALALAVSSYNKNIDSAVRTSYALTLLLVVGALGPYQILQGSENRLLAIGADWLRHLSPLPALSEVLGHGDVAGQGIVSHANSVWRYLIVAGLSTLAFAALTIRRLSVSIFDESRDSGVMTDDLELSQRMSRRVFFLVDPQKRSAGIADWSNPVLAKEFRSRKFGRATWMLRLIAVCAVASIALTYFAATGVEDWSVEMIGGLLVILQMALIVLLAPGMSAGLLAGEIESGGWTMLRITPQSSMAIVIGKLLSVSWTMGMILLATLPGYLVMIYVKPILQQQILLVIGSLVLSSIFTVVVSAAIGSFFRKSTPATLTSYCILTAVTALPILIWLGRDAPFGFRTVETALIINPMSSALSLMETRGFEPYAIVPWNWYFLIAGCVIGLIIFWRRVEQCQKPD from the coding sequence ATGAATAATCCCGTCGTTGATCGTGAACTGATGACGACCTTTCGCTCGCCGCGGTCGATCATTCTGATGTTGGCTCCCGCGTTCGTGACATCGTTGCTGGTGGTTCTTCAATGGCCGACTGACGCAGTCGTTTCTGAGTCGGGTCGACGCGCACAGGAAGTCTTCAGCATCTTTGGCTATGGGCTGGGAGCGTTGGTTTGCCTGCTGACGCCGGTGACACCTGCTGTCTCGATTGTGCGTGAGCGTCTGAAAGGGACTCTCAATCTTTTATTCCACACACCGCTTGGACGAATCACTATTTACGTGGGCAAGCTTGTCGGAGCGGTCGCGCTCTTCATTCTCTCATTGATGATGACACTCCCCGCTGCAGGGGCTTGTTATGCAATGGGCGGGATGACCATGACCGGTGATCTGATTCCGCTCTATCTGGTTTTGATTGTCGCTGGAATTCAAATCTCTGCACTCGCATTGGCAGTCAGCAGCTACAACAAGAATATTGACTCCGCTGTGCGCACTTCTTACGCGTTGACGCTGCTTCTGGTTGTCGGTGCGTTGGGGCCGTATCAGATTCTCCAAGGGTCTGAAAATCGCCTGCTTGCCATCGGCGCTGACTGGCTACGACACCTCTCTCCGCTTCCTGCGTTGTCTGAGGTTTTAGGACATGGAGATGTGGCGGGGCAGGGGATCGTTTCGCATGCCAACTCGGTGTGGAGATACTTAATCGTCGCTGGTCTTTCGACACTTGCTTTCGCAGCACTGACAATCAGACGTTTGAGTGTTTCGATCTTTGATGAGTCACGAGACTCTGGAGTGATGACCGACGATCTCGAACTGTCCCAGCGGATGTCGCGACGAGTTTTCTTTCTCGTCGATCCGCAAAAACGCTCAGCAGGCATCGCCGACTGGTCAAATCCGGTTCTCGCGAAGGAGTTTCGTTCTCGCAAATTCGGACGAGCCACTTGGATGCTGCGACTCATCGCCGTCTGTGCCGTTGCTTCGATCGCGCTGACCTACTTTGCAGCAACAGGAGTTGAAGACTGGTCCGTCGAGATGATCGGCGGACTGCTCGTCATTTTGCAAATGGCTCTAATCGTGTTGTTGGCTCCGGGAATGTCGGCTGGTTTGCTCGCTGGCGAGATTGAGTCGGGCGGATGGACGATGCTGCGCATCACACCGCAATCGTCCATGGCGATTGTGATTGGAAAACTCCTGAGTGTGAGTTGGACAATGGGGATGATTCTGCTGGCAACTCTCCCCGGCTACCTGGTCATGATTTATGTCAAACCAATCCTTCAACAACAAATCCTGCTCGTCATCGGCAGCCTCGTTCTGTCGTCGATCTTCACGGTCGTTGTGAGTGCCGCGATTGGATCGTTCTTTCGCAAAAGCACGCCTGCGACGCTCACCTCGTATTGCATTCTGACTGCGGTCACAGCGCTTCCAATTTTGATCTGGCTCGGAAGAGACGCTCCATTCGGTTTTCGAACCGTTGAGACAGCTTTGATCATCAACCCGATGTCCTCGGCACTCTCTCTGATGGAAACTCGAGGCTTTGAGCCGTATGCGATCGTTCCTTGGAACTGGTACTTCCTCATCGCTGGTTG